Proteins encoded within one genomic window of Episyrphus balteatus chromosome 1, idEpiBalt1.1, whole genome shotgun sequence:
- the LOC129913006 gene encoding uncharacterized protein LOC129913006, whose protein sequence is MNALKAKRGHVKGVLTRAATFSENIDDRVSSELLETRLESLQDAWNKFITLTDELFSFSEQEDYVDPSDDFSDYESKYFTAQSTFVKEIRERKLASPPALPTAAETVIEKLASQQALFLKKLNEPKKTACSIALPKLSITVFSGDYKEWASFRDHFIGSIDSNSDISQTQKFHYLKSFLRGEPANLIRDIKVSDINYLDAWDKLEKRYDRPNFMIQSHIQSLLSIPNINANNVQSLRKLTDAADETIRGLDSLGAPWRDPWVIYLLSLKLDHDTKEAWALEVGARSNASIDEFLIFLNSRCDALESAQSLSRPTNQSRVKNPKLVQSHFVETTTSCPKCKADHSLNQCPHFLSLDTITRRSFVKENSICFNCLRSGHSSQKCHSKFRCRTCHARHHSLVHPQSPTTVSSDHNSSSSSPGTSSTNPIMPNSLSATTSPISLCSSVAQPINLHSEVHSQVLLPTAIAQVHDKQGTSHHIRLLLDSGSQVSFVTEQTVQRLGLVRKKAQIPIAGVGATPAGVTNGIVTLKLHSRYTQDFIEVQCFVVSKLTSLLPTSFCKTSNIQSFGSYTLADPHFNIPGHIDVLIGADKLFSIINGAAERGLQGMPDLAPTIFGWVVCGNIETNAPTEGVNSFHISLNISTSFDLERFWRLEEVNFEYTLSIDDQLAEDIFVKNHSRLPDGRYMVQLPFKSEKAIDFGNSLNVALNRFYSTERRIASSQYLTDKYISFMEEYLNLGHMEEIPDNEVNTNYSKCFYLPHHAVLKDDSSTTKVRVVFDGSARSSHNHPSLNESLLIGKSYQRDLFSICIRFRRHRYTISGDIEKMFRQIRVSKEHADFQRILWRKSSSLPLKHYRLLTVTYGTACAPFLAVRTLYQLAIDSAETHPRASEVLLNDFYVDDVMTGADTIEEVTSLRLELISLLNSAGLNLRKWTTNCWPLLLSLPEEQREMSPKEFEEYSTVKLLGLQWSPANDSFSYKVNLNDKASSTKCQILSESSRIFDPIGFLTPVVIGIKILFQELWRKKYKWDDVISSEHAKTWHCIRDELPAIEKLSIPRIMWSSKNNVEFHAFCDASLDAFAAVIYCRSVDLAGNITSNIVAAKSRVAPIKVVSLPRLELCGAVLLTRLVTKLKTSLQDKEIKVVAWTDSAIVLHWLSALPKRWSVFIGNRTSEILSTIPRESWHHVRSEQNPADCASRGVPPSHLLQNDSWWTGPSWIIKERDQWPKSEYSVDNIQPEDFEQRKKHPTFAFVAKLDSTNIFCQVIDSSSRFLKSVRVIGFIFRYISNIRELVAIRKELKRLESNEISDSVKIAELKKRLSNARDKSVPKTQSLALSSLEISTAKTELIRFHQILSFACEIDDIKCGKNLEKGNKLASLAPFVDDQGLLRVGGRIQEAYVAYSAKHPIILDKNTRIAKLIVEHFHNSNCHAGVSLLFALLRQEYYIIGCRNLLRKIVHKCVPCFRQQKTTSTQQMGNLPADRVQFSRPFSKVGVDYAGPLTLRLARGRNPKFTKAYIALFICFSTKAIHIELVSDLSSNAFIAALDRFASRRGKPSEIWSDNGTNFHGANRCLNEMFQLLLSQQHNDIIIDHLSKDKISWNFIPPSSPHFGGLWEAGVKSVKFHLNRVIKDHRLTYEEMYTLLTQIEALLNSRPMWPTSDMDPIALSPAHFLIGETMNSIPHPFVSDQNIFTNWSLLQSLKQGFWKQWHSEYLTSLQQRPKWQGVKPDLKPGDVVMLKDSNLPPAKWVLGRVKEVHPGKDKRVRVATITTQTGDYVRPIVKISPLPFC, encoded by the coding sequence atgaatgctTTAAAAGCAAAACGTGGTCATGTTAAAGGGGTTTTGACACGGGCAGCaactttttctgaaaatataGATGACCGTGTGTCATCTGAGCTTCTTGAAACACGCTTAGAAAGCCTCCAAGATGCTTGGAATAAATTTATAACTTTAACTGACGAACTTTTCAGTTTTTCTGAACAAGAGGATTACGTAGATCCTAGTGATGATTTTTCGGATTACGAAAGTAAATATTTCACTGCCCAATCAACCTTCGTAAAGGAAATTCGCGAACGTAAATTAGCTTCACCACCCGCTCTACCTACTGCCGCCGAAACGGTTATCGAAAAATTAGCTAGCCAGCAagctttatttcttaaaaaacttaATGAGCCAAAAAAAACGGCATGTTCTATCGCGTTACCTAAGCTGTCAATTACGGTATTTTCCGGTGATTATAAAGAATGGGCCAGCTTCAGGGATCATTTTATTGGCTCCATAGATAGTAACTCCGATATATCTCAGACACAGAAATTTCATTATCTGAAATCTTTCCTACGCGGAGAGCCAGCTAATCTTATACGCGATATAAAGGTATCGGATATAAATTATCTCGATGCTTGGGACAAACTAGAGAAGCGCTACGATAGGCCCAACTTCATGATTCAGTCGCATATACAATCGCTCCTGTCAATTCCAAACATTAACGCGAATAATGTTCAATCCCTTCGGAAACTTACCGATGCAGCCGATGAAACCATTCGAGGTTTGGACTCTTTGGGAGCCCCATGGCGAGACCCTTGGGTCATTTATCTTTTATCGTTAAAATTAGACCACGATACCAAAGAGGCTTGGGCTCTAGAGGTAGGGGCAAGATCCAATGCATCTATtgatgaatttttaatatttttgaactcACGTTGTGATGCTTTGGAGTCTGCACAATCGCTTTCTCGTCCGACTAATCAATCTCGTGTGAAGAATCCAAAGCTCGTTCAGTCTCATTTCGTGGAAACTACTACAAGCTGTCCAAAGTGCAAAGCAGATCATTCATTGAACCAATGTCCACATTTTCTTTCGCTTGACACCATTACACGTCGTTcttttgttaaagaaaattcaatatGTTTTAATTGTCTTCGTTCTGGTCATTCTTCGCAGAAATGCCATTCCAAATTTCGTTGCCGAACTTGTCACGCGCGTCATCATTCTTTGGTTCACCCACAATCTCCGACAACGGTCTCTTCAGATCATAACTCTTCGTCTTCTTCTCCTGGAACTTCCTCGACCAATCCTATAATGCCAAATTCTCTTAGCGCAACAACTTCGCCAATCTCGCTTTGCTCATCGGTAGCTCAGCCAATTAACTTACATTCTGAGGTTCATTCTCAAGTTCTATTGCCCACAGCTATTGCACAAGTGCATGATAAACAGGGAACGTCGCATCACATTCGACTATTGCTAGACTCGGGATCTCAAGTTTCTTTCGTAACCGAGCAAACGGTTCAGAGATTAGGATTGGTTCGCAAGAAAGCACAAATACCCATCGCAGGTGTCGGAGCAACACCAGCAGGTGTTACAAATGGAATCGTTACCCTCAAACTTCATTCTCGCTATACACAGGACTTCATCGAGGTTCAGTGCTTCGTCGTTTCAAAACTAACTTCTTTACTGCCGACGTCGTTTTGTAAAACTTCAAATATTCAATCTTTCGGTTCGTATACGTTGGCTGATCCACATTTTAATATTCCTGGTCACATTGATGTGCTCATCGGTGCTGATAAATTATTCAGCATAATCAATGGTGCTGCAGAACGTGGTCTGCAAGGAATGCCTGATCTTGCGCCAACAATTTTCGGTTGGGTTGTCTGTGGAAACATAGAAACCAACGCTCCCACTGAAGGTGTCAATTCATTCCACATATCATTAAACATTTCAACTTCGTTTGACCTTGAGCGTTTTTGGCGTCTTGAAGAAGTCAACTTTGAGTATACTCTGTCAATTGACGATCAACTTGCAGAAGACATATTTGTAAAAAACCATTCTCGTTTGCCTGATGGTAGGTACATGGTTCAATTACCGTTTAAATCCGAAAAGGCTATAGATTTTGGCAATAGCCTCAATGTCGCGTTAAATCGTTTCTATTCTACTGAACGTCGCATCGCATCTAGTCAGTATTTAACGGATAAATACATTAGCTTTATGGAAGAGTATTTGAACCTAGGCCATATGGAAGAAATCCCTGATAACGAGGTAAATACGAATTATAGCAAATGTTTTTACTTGCCGCACCATGCCGTTCTTAAAGATGATAGCAGCACAACAAAAGTCAGGGTAGTGTTCGACGGTTCGGCTAGATCTTCACATAATCATCCATCTCTCAATGAATCGTTACTTATAGGTAAATCTTATCAACGTGATCTCTTTTCTATTTGTATTCGTTTTCGTCGACATCGCTATACGATATCTGGTGATATCGAAAAAATGTTTCGCCAGATCAGAGTTTCAAAGGAGCATGCAGACTTCCAAAGAATTCTTTGGAGAAAGTCTAGCAGTTTGCCTTTAAAACACTATCGTCTTTTGACAGTGACATATGGCACTGCTTGTGCTCCATTTTTGGCTGTCCGTACTCTGTATCAACTCGCAATTGATTCAGCAGAAACTCATCCGAGAGCTTCCGAAGTATTGTTGAATGATTTTTACGTCGATGACGTCATGACTGGGGCTGATACCATCGAAGAAGTCACCTCACTTCGCTTAGAACTTATTTCGCTCCTCAATTCTGCCGGCTTAAATCTTCGAAAGTGGACAACAAACTGTTGGCCTCTACTTCTCAGTTTGCCAGAAGAACAACGCGAGATGTCACCCAAGGAATTCGAAGAATATAGCACGGTTAAACTTCTCGGCTTGCAGTGGTCTCCTGCAAATGATTCGTTTTCTTACAAAGTCAACTTAAACGATAAAGCTTCGTCAACAAAGTGCCAAATATTGTCAGAATCTTCAAGGATATTTGATCCTATCGGTTTTTTAACTCCTGTAGTGATcggtattaaaatactttttcaagAGCTTTGGCGAAAAAAGTACAAATGGGATGACGTCATTTCTTCAGAGCATGCCAAAACTTGGCATTGCATTCGCGATGAACTCCCggctattgaaaaattaagtattCCACGAATCATGTGGTCTTCGAAAAACAACGTCGAGTTTCATGCATTTTGCGATGCATCGCTGGATGCGTTTGCTGCAGTGATATACTGTAGAAGCGTCGATTTAGCTGGAAATATTACCAGCAACATAGTCGCAGCAAAGAGCAGAGTAGCTCCCATCAAAGTCGTTTCTCTACCGCGTCTCGAGCTCTGCGGAGCAGTTTTACTAACTCGATTAGtaacaaaacttaaaacttCTTTACAAGATAAAGAAATCAAAGTTGTAGCTTGGACTGACTCCGCAATAGTCCTTCATTGGCTTTCGGCGTTGCCCAAAAGGTGGTCAGTTTTCATCGGAAATCGTACTTCGGAGATTCTCTCTACGATACCTAGAGAATCATGGCATCACGTACGATCTGAACAAAATCCAGCTGACTGCGCCTCCCGAGGTGTTCCACCGTCTCATTTACTTCAAAATGATTCATGGTGGACTGGGCCATCGTGGATTATAAAAGAACGAGACCAATGGCCAAAATCAGAATATTCGGTGGATAATATTCAACCTGAAGACTTTGAACAACGTAAAAAACACCCTACTTTTGCTTTCGTAGCAAAACTCGACTCTACTAACATTTTTTGTCAAGTGATCGATAGTTCTTCTCGCTTTCTAAAATCTGTTCGTGTTATCGGTTTTATCTTTCGGTATATATCAAACATTCGTGAACTCGTAGCAATTAGAAAAGAACTAAAAAGGCTAGAAAGTAATGAAATCAGTGATTCCGTAAAAATAGCTGAGCTAAAGAAACGTCTATCAAATGCTCGTGATAAATCTGTCCCTAAAACACAATCGTTGGCTTTGTCTTCTCTCGAAATTTCCACGGCAAAGACCGAACTCATTCGTTTTCATCAAATTCTTAGTTTTGCGTGTGAAATAGATGATATAAAGTGTGGTAAAAATCTTGAAAAGGGAAATAAGCTAGCATCGTTAGCACCGTTTGTGGATGACCAAGGACTCTTACGCGTCGGTGGTCGTATCCAAGAAGCATATGTAGCTTACTCGGCAAAACACCCTATCATTCTCGATAAAAACACTCGCATTGCAAAACTTATCGTCGAACATTTTCACAACTCTAATTGCCATGCAGGTGTTTCTCTCTTATTTGCATTGCTGAGACAGGAATATTACATTATCGGTTGCAGAAATCTGCTTCGTAAAATAGTCCACAAATGTGTTCCGTGCTTTCGTCAACAAAAGACTACTTCGACCCAGCAAATGGGTAATCTCCCGGCAGACCGTGTGCAGTTTTCGCGTCCATTTAGCAAGGTTGGTGTGGACTACGCCGGTCCTCTAACATTACGTCTAGCTCGAGGACGAAACCCTAAATTTACCAAGGCCTACATCGCGCTATTCATTTGTTTCTCAACAAAGGCTATACATATAGAGTTGGTTAGTGACCTCTCTTCAAACGCCTTTATCGCTGCCCTTGATCGTTTTGCGTCGCGTCGTGGTAAACCGTCGGAAATTTGGAGCGATAATGGAACAAATTTCCATGGAGCTAATCGGTGTCTCAACGAAATGTTCCAGCTACTTCTGAGTCAGCAGCACAACGATATCATCATTGATCATCTTTCCAAAGACAAAATTTCGTGGAATTTTATCCCCCCTTCTTCACCTCACTTTGGTGGACTGTGGGAGGCGGGGGTGAAATCTGTAAAATTTCACTTGAATCGAGTAATCAAGGATCATCGGCTGACCTATGAGGAGATGTATACGTTGCTCACACAAATCGAGGCACTTTTAAACTCTCGACCTATGTGGCCAACATCGGATATGGATCCAATAGCTCTCAGCCCAGCTCACTTTTTGATTGGTGAAACTATGAATTCTATTCCTCATCCTTTTGTCTCTgatcaaaacatttttactaaTTGGTCTCTTTTACAGTCTCTCAAACAAGGTTTTTGGAAACAGTGGCATTCTGAATATTTAACTTCGCTGCAACAACGTCCAAAATGGCAAGGTGTCAAACCCGATCTCAAACCTGGCGATGTAGTCATGCTTAAAGATTCAAATCTTCCACCAGCTAAATGGGTACTTGGACGAGTGAAGGAAGTCCATCCAGGCAAAGATAAAAGAGTACGAGTTGCCACTATTACCACACAAACTGGAGACTATGTCAGACCAATCGTTAAAATCTCACCATTACCTTTTTGCTGA